In Gemmatimonadales bacterium, a single window of DNA contains:
- a CDS encoding helical backbone metal receptor — translation MRQSRRSSWLFVALLLGMAACSEGRAPASAPLTAVDDLGDTVRLAAPATRIVSLIPATTELLFALGLGDRVVGRTTWCDYPAAASQVPSLGDGLQPNLEAIVAARPDLVVLYNSTQNVTAAERLRAQQIPTLLVNTDHLSDVPRLARLLAPLAGNAAAGDSLARRFEAELDSATVRAPAVEKRILILAWDQPPIAIGAGSFLSELVARAGARNVFDDLAAPSAPVSLEAIASRNVDAVLVLGDTLPAWAGRPEWQAVSAVRAHRFVYVPADLFSRPSPRSPAALRALIAALQTGTAS, via the coding sequence TTGAGACAGAGCCGTCGCTCCAGCTGGTTGTTCGTCGCGCTCCTGCTCGGCATGGCGGCGTGCAGCGAGGGACGGGCACCCGCGTCCGCGCCGCTCACGGCGGTGGACGATCTAGGCGACACGGTGCGCCTCGCCGCGCCGGCCACCCGAATCGTGTCGCTCATCCCGGCCACAACCGAGCTGCTCTTTGCCCTCGGGCTTGGGGATCGCGTTGTGGGGCGCACCACCTGGTGCGACTATCCCGCCGCCGCGAGCCAGGTGCCCAGCCTCGGCGATGGTCTCCAACCCAACCTCGAAGCGATCGTCGCTGCGCGACCGGACCTGGTCGTCCTGTACAACTCCACCCAAAATGTCACGGCGGCCGAGCGGCTCCGCGCCCAGCAGATTCCGACGCTGCTCGTCAACACCGATCACCTCTCGGATGTGCCACGCCTCGCCCGCCTGCTCGCGCCGCTCGCCGGCAATGCCGCCGCGGGCGACAGCCTCGCCCGCCGTTTCGAGGCCGAGCTGGACAGCGCCACCGTTCGGGCTCCCGCAGTGGAGAAGCGCATCCTGATCCTGGCTTGGGATCAGCCGCCGATCGCCATCGGGGCGGGGAGCTTTCTCAGCGAGCTGGTCGCGCGGGCCGGTGCACGAAATGTTTTCGACGACCTCGCGGCACCCTCTGCACCCGTGAGCCTGGAGGCGATCGCCAGTCGCAACGTCGATGCCGTGCTCGTGCTGGGGGACACGCTGCCGGCATGGGCCGGCCGACCCGAGTGGCAGGCGGTCAGCGCGGTGCGTGCGCATCGGTTTGTCTATGTGCCGGCAGACCTCTTCAGCCGCCCGAGTCCGCGAAGTCCTGCGGCGCTGCGGGCGCTGATTGCCGCCCTGCAGACGGGAACCGCCTCGTGA